A window of the Sporohalobacter salinus genome harbors these coding sequences:
- a CDS encoding CBO2463/CBO2479 domain-containing protein: protein MNYPNQTIKFKGIITEVTDGSVALDIDGRLGFIKVPKRMVISDKPLEIGQSVSLRMSYIEVKSENQEEHVQNLREYKRREAK from the coding sequence GTGAATTACCCAAACCAGACTATTAAGTTTAAAGGCATAATAACAGAGGTAACTGATGGATCAGTAGCCTTGGATATAGATGGAAGATTAGGGTTTATAAAAGTGCCTAAACGAATGGTGATTTCAGATAAACCTTTAGAAATAGGTCAGTCGGTGAGTTTGAGGATGAGTTACATTGAAGTAAAGTCAGAAAATCAAGAAGAACATGTCCAAAATTTAAGAGAATATAAAAGGAGGGAAGCAAAGTAA
- the prdB gene encoding D-proline reductase (dithiol) protein PrdB yields the protein MSQLTTVEGMQSEIYVPITPDPVWTPVEKDLEDMTVALATAAGVHLKSQERFNLAGDSTFREVPGDASIDELMVTHGGYDQADVNKDINCMFPLERLRELADEGFIGEVASVHAGFMGGGGDQQKFKQSTGPQVAETLKEADVDAVLLTAGUGTCHRSAVIVQRAIEEIGIPTIIVAALPPVTRQNGTPRAVSPIVPMGANAGEPNNSEMQRGILKDALEQLIEIETPGKIVDLPYEYTAEV from the coding sequence ATGAGTCAATTAACAACTGTTGAAGGGATGCAATCTGAAATATATGTACCGATTACTCCAGATCCTGTGTGGACACCTGTTGAGAAAGACCTTGAAGATATGACAGTAGCTTTGGCAACAGCAGCTGGAGTTCACTTAAAATCACAAGAAAGATTTAATTTAGCAGGAGATTCTACTTTTAGAGAGGTCCCAGGAGATGCTTCTATAGATGAATTAATGGTAACCCACGGAGGATATGATCAAGCTGATGTAAATAAAGATATTAATTGTATGTTTCCGCTTGAAAGATTACGAGAATTAGCTGATGAAGGATTTATTGGTGAAGTTGCTTCTGTACATGCTGGTTTTATGGGAGGTGGAGGTGACCAACAAAAGTTTAAACAATCCACTGGTCCCCAAGTAGCTGAAACCTTAAAAGAAGCAGATGTAGATGCTGTTTTATTGACTGCTGGTTGAGGTACTTGTCACCGCTCTGCCGTGATTGTGCAGAGAGCGATTGAAGAGATTGGGATTCCAACGATTATTGTTGCTGCTTTACCTCCAGTAACAAGGCAGAATGGTACTCCTAGAGCAGTATCTCCAATAGTGCCAATGGGAGCTAACGCTGGAGAACCTAACAATTCAGAAATGCAGCGAGGAATACTTAAAGATGCCTTAGAGCAGCTAATTGAAATAGAAACTCCAGGTAAGATTGTAGATCTTCCATATGAATATACTGCTGAAGTGTAA
- the prdD gene encoding proline reductase cluster protein PrdD: protein MTDSEKKLRRLVIKSFHIEKVKFGEEFSIEDNILTISKAPLEKLITNEKLIKDIEVEIIKPEEHDRWINTIMDIIPVSTKVLGDLGEGITYTCTGVHVMLTGVDENGKQIADFGSSEGNLKDKLYCGRPGTPAKEDFIINVDVTLAEEGVNKRSGPTAVHRACDEFIQKIRKELKDLGGNECTEKHVYHDKISPNKKKIAIIKQVAGQGAMHDNLILPEEPSGFKGGRSIIDLGNMPVILTANEYRDGALRAMT, encoded by the coding sequence ATGACAGATAGTGAAAAGAAGCTAAGGCGGCTTGTAATTAAAAGTTTCCATATAGAGAAAGTTAAGTTTGGAGAAGAATTTAGTATTGAGGATAATATTCTTACTATTTCTAAGGCCCCTCTTGAGAAATTAATTACAAATGAAAAATTAATTAAGGATATTGAAGTTGAAATAATCAAGCCCGAGGAGCATGATAGGTGGATCAATACAATTATGGATATTATCCCTGTTTCTACGAAGGTGTTAGGGGATTTAGGAGAAGGAATAACTTATACTTGTACCGGAGTACATGTAATGCTTACAGGAGTAGATGAAAATGGAAAGCAGATAGCCGACTTTGGTTCTTCAGAAGGGAATTTAAAAGATAAGCTTTATTGTGGTCGGCCAGGAACTCCAGCTAAAGAAGATTTTATAATAAATGTTGATGTAACTTTAGCAGAAGAAGGAGTTAATAAGAGATCTGGTCCTACGGCAGTTCATAGGGCTTGTGATGAATTTATTCAAAAAATAAGAAAAGAATTAAAAGACCTTGGTGGAAATGAATGTACAGAAAAGCATGTATATCATGACAAAATTTCTCCTAACAAAAAGAAAATAGCTATTATTAAACAGGTAGCCGGTCAAGGAGCAATGCATGATAATTTGATCTTACCTGAAGAACCGAGTGGTTTCAAGGGAGGAAGATCAATAATAGATTTAGGTAATATGCCAGTTATACTTACTGCTAATGAGTATCGAGATGGTGCTCTAAGAGCAATGACTTAA
- a CDS encoding glycine/sarcosine/betaine reductase component B subunit: MGIGPSTKETTLHHFRDPLLNVVSDDDDVDVAGVVIVGTPQDNKEKMFVGKRVASWLEAMRIEGTIISVDGWGNSHVDFANTIEQIGKRNIPVVGLSFVGTQAEFVVTNEYMDTIIDFNKSEDGIETEVVGENNVIGIDAKKALATLKLKMKREE, translated from the coding sequence ATGGGTATAGGCCCTTCGACTAAAGAAACTACCTTACATCATTTTAGAGACCCTCTATTAAATGTTGTTTCCGATGATGATGATGTCGATGTAGCTGGAGTAGTCATTGTAGGTACTCCTCAAGATAATAAAGAAAAAATGTTTGTAGGCAAAAGAGTGGCTAGCTGGTTAGAAGCTATGCGAATAGAAGGAACTATTATTTCAGTAGATGGCTGGGGAAATAGCCATGTGGATTTTGCTAATACCATTGAGCAAATAGGCAAAAGAAATATTCCAGTAGTAGGTTTAAGTTTTGTTGGTACTCAGGCTGAATTTGTGGTTACCAATGAGTATATGGATACAATTATAGACTTTAATAAGTCTGAAGATGGAATAGAAACTGAAGTAGTAGGAGAGAATAATGTAATTGGTATTGATGCTAAAAAAGCTTTGGCAACTTTGAAACTAAAAATGAAAAGGGAGGAATGA
- a CDS encoding proline racemase, with protein sequence MKFSKSIRTVESHTMGEPTRIVIGGIPPISKDTMAKKKEYLENNLDHIRTALMHEPRGHSDMFGAIITAPTIDEADLGVVFMDGGGYLNMCGHGSIGTAAVAVETGMVEPKEPYTEVKMEAPAGLITAKVRVDDGRAKEVTMTNVKSFLYKEDVEIEVPKLGTITLDISFGGSFFAIVDSNQLGVKVEPSNADKLIDLGISIREKINDNLEISHPTKEYINTVDLVEIYDEPSSSDADKRNAVVFGQGQLDRSPCGTGTSAKLATLYAKEEIGLKEEFVYESIIGTKFKGEIIKEAKVGEFDAIVPQITGSAYITGFSDFVIDPEDVLNKGFCLN encoded by the coding sequence TTGAAATTTAGTAAAAGTATTAGGACAGTGGAGTCTCATACTATGGGAGAGCCGACAAGAATTGTAATTGGGGGGATACCTCCTATTTCTAAAGATACGATGGCTAAAAAGAAAGAATATTTAGAAAATAATCTAGACCACATACGAACTGCTTTAATGCATGAACCAAGGGGACATAGTGATATGTTTGGAGCAATAATCACTGCTCCAACTATTGATGAAGCTGATTTAGGAGTTGTGTTTATGGATGGTGGCGGTTACTTGAATATGTGCGGACATGGTTCAATTGGCACAGCAGCTGTAGCAGTAGAAACAGGTATGGTGGAACCTAAAGAACCTTATACTGAAGTAAAAATGGAAGCTCCAGCAGGACTTATAACTGCTAAAGTTAGAGTGGATGATGGAAGAGCTAAAGAGGTTACTATGACTAATGTAAAATCATTTCTTTATAAAGAAGATGTAGAAATAGAGGTACCTAAACTAGGAACTATAACATTAGATATTTCTTTTGGAGGAAGTTTCTTTGCTATAGTAGATTCTAATCAATTAGGAGTGAAAGTAGAGCCAAGTAATGCAGATAAGCTTATAGATTTAGGAATTAGTATTAGAGAGAAAATTAATGATAATTTAGAAATAAGCCACCCTACGAAAGAATATATAAATACTGTTGATTTAGTTGAAATATATGATGAACCTTCAAGTTCAGATGCTGATAAGAGAAATGCTGTAGTGTTTGGACAGGGCCAATTAGATCGCTCTCCCTGTGGAACAGGAACTAGTGCTAAGTTAGCAACTTTATATGCCAAAGAAGAAATTGGGTTAAAAGAAGAGTTTGTCTATGAAAGTATTATTGGAACAAAGTTTAAAGGAGAAATAATTAAGGAAGCTAAAGTGGGAGAATTTGATGCAATAGTTCCTCAAATTACTGGAAGTGCCTATATTACAGGATTTTCTGATTTTGTTATAGATCCTGAAGACGTACTTAATAAAGGATTTTGCTTAAATTAA
- a CDS encoding sulfite exporter TauE/SafE family protein, giving the protein MILNVVLSVLGGLGLWFGFEFGKDLKNNSDQFEEHTDWTTAGLIGMVTNFFDTLGIGSFAPTTALLRTFDQIKDQYLPGTLNVCCTIPVIAEAFIFISVIEVEIVTLVSMLVAATLGAWIGAGVVANLPEKKVQYGMAIALFVTALFMFLGQTGLMPVGGEALGLQGIKLVVAVVGNFILGALMTLGIGLYAPCMALIYMLGMSPRVAFPIMMGSCAFLMPVASVKFIKEGAYNRKISLAISILGLVGVFVAAYIVKSLPLNILTWLVIGVVLYTSITMFKEAIGNEEVKEEEVVS; this is encoded by the coding sequence ATGATTTTGAATGTTGTCTTATCTGTTTTAGGAGGTTTAGGTCTTTGGTTTGGATTTGAGTTTGGGAAGGATTTAAAGAACAATAGTGATCAATTTGAAGAACATACTGACTGGACTACTGCAGGGTTGATTGGAATGGTAACTAACTTCTTTGACACTTTGGGGATAGGGAGTTTTGCTCCTACTACTGCCTTGTTAAGAACATTTGATCAAATAAAAGATCAATATTTACCTGGAACTTTGAATGTATGTTGTACTATTCCGGTTATTGCTGAAGCATTTATTTTTATTAGTGTAATTGAAGTCGAAATAGTAACTCTTGTTAGTATGTTAGTAGCAGCAACTTTAGGTGCCTGGATTGGAGCTGGAGTTGTAGCAAACTTACCAGAAAAGAAAGTGCAGTATGGAATGGCTATTGCTTTATTTGTTACAGCTTTATTTATGTTTTTAGGTCAGACTGGATTAATGCCGGTAGGAGGAGAAGCTTTAGGGCTGCAAGGAATTAAGTTAGTAGTTGCAGTAGTAGGTAATTTCATTTTAGGAGCTTTAATGACATTAGGAATTGGACTTTATGCACCTTGCATGGCTTTGATTTATATGTTAGGAATGAGTCCTCGAGTTGCTTTTCCAATTATGATGGGATCGTGTGCTTTCTTGATGCCTGTAGCTTCAGTCAAGTTTATCAAAGAAGGAGCTTATAATAGAAAAATTTCTTTGGCAATTTCCATTTTAGGTCTTGTTGGAGTTTTCGTTGCTGCCTATATAGTTAAAAGCTTACCATTAAATATTTTGACATGGTTAGTAATTGGTGTAGTATTATATACTTCTATAACTATGTTTAAAGAAGCAATAGGAAATGAGGAAGTTAAAGAGGAAGAAGTTGTATCTTAA
- a CDS encoding sodium-dependent transporter has product MAQNDEQWGSRWGFIAAAIGMAAGTGNIWRFPRVCVKNGGGTFIIAWVVALFVWSIPLLISEMVIGRKAKLGTIGAFKSLGNKSDTWMGGWIAWVCIGIMGYYSVVMGWTIKYFILGVTGNLTTKTHQIWSNFISSPDQTILFHFVAIFVCTLVIYKGVTEGIEKVTKILVPSLLIILVVCAIRALFLPGSQEGINYLFNVDLVKLLSPKIWLEAFTQSAWSTGAGWGFIITYAVYTRRDEDIGMNCFITGLGNSFVSIIAALGIVPTIFALSSDKVAMEAINAGNTGLAFIYYPKLFPTMPGGKFLAGLFFLAMMMAALTSLIAMFEVAVKNLIDYGMGRQKASIITGLGAFILGLPSAFNIKILNNQDFVWGVGLLVSGLFVSMLIIRFGAEKLRKNEINIPSNDLYIGKWWTWCIRIVPGIFIILFGWWIWQSISWYPESWWNPFREYSLGTIVLQYIIILIVLIYNNRWFTNNVVESKSDSTLNN; this is encoded by the coding sequence ATGGCACAGAATGATGAACAGTGGGGAAGTAGATGGGGATTTATAGCTGCTGCTATTGGAATGGCTGCTGGAACCGGAAATATTTGGAGATTTCCTAGAGTCTGCGTAAAGAATGGTGGCGGTACATTTATTATTGCTTGGGTAGTTGCTTTATTTGTATGGTCTATTCCATTACTCATATCTGAGATGGTAATCGGAAGAAAAGCAAAATTAGGAACAATTGGAGCTTTTAAAAGTTTAGGTAATAAAAGTGATACTTGGATGGGAGGATGGATAGCCTGGGTATGTATTGGAATTATGGGCTATTATTCAGTAGTAATGGGCTGGACAATAAAATACTTTATTTTAGGAGTAACAGGAAATCTCACTACTAAAACACATCAAATATGGAGTAATTTCATTTCAAGTCCGGACCAAACTATATTATTTCATTTTGTAGCTATTTTTGTATGTACTCTTGTAATCTATAAAGGGGTAACGGAGGGCATAGAAAAGGTTACTAAGATATTAGTTCCTTCGTTGCTTATTATTTTGGTTGTCTGCGCTATAAGAGCATTATTTTTGCCCGGGTCTCAAGAAGGAATAAATTATTTATTTAATGTAGATCTTGTTAAGCTATTAAGTCCTAAAATTTGGCTTGAAGCTTTTACTCAATCTGCATGGTCAACAGGAGCAGGCTGGGGATTTATTATAACCTATGCAGTTTATACTAGAAGAGATGAAGATATAGGAATGAATTGCTTTATTACTGGATTGGGTAATAGCTTTGTTTCTATAATTGCAGCTTTGGGTATTGTACCAACCATTTTTGCTCTTTCATCTGATAAAGTAGCTATGGAAGCTATAAATGCTGGTAATACAGGGTTAGCATTTATATATTATCCAAAATTATTTCCTACTATGCCTGGAGGAAAATTTCTAGCTGGATTATTCTTTTTAGCTATGATGATGGCAGCACTTACTTCTCTTATAGCTATGTTTGAAGTAGCAGTGAAAAATTTAATAGATTATGGAATGGGAAGACAAAAGGCTTCAATTATTACTGGTTTAGGAGCATTTATACTTGGGCTGCCTTCAGCATTTAATATTAAAATTTTAAATAATCAAGATTTTGTTTGGGGAGTAGGCTTATTAGTTAGTGGATTATTTGTAAGTATGTTGATTATCAGATTTGGAGCAGAAAAGCTAAGAAAGAATGAGATTAATATTCCTTCAAATGATTTATATATTGGAAAGTGGTGGACTTGGTGTATTAGAATAGTTCCTGGAATATTTATTATCTTATTTGGTTGGTGGATTTGGCAGTCGATTTCTTGGTATCCAGAATCTTGGTGGAATCCCTTTAGAGAATATAGTCTTGGTACAATTGTTTTACAATATATTATAATTTTAATAGTATTGATTTATAATAATCGTTGGTTTACTAATAATGTAGTTGAAAGCAAAAGTGATTCTACTTTAAATAACTAG
- a CDS encoding methyl-accepting chemotaxis protein: MEDNNEVKWYKSLLFKVNGSIIFILLIFMLILGLVVNNFVSEEITKEVNKRNLEIASSLKQHANDFFNQAEKTIRLASKFDEVKNKNEKEIMETLKKIKEEYSSFKYVYLATPDGKMIMYPPTDLGADFDPTERPWYKQATKKNEIIWTDVFIDAGSNKKIITTAIPVENDAGEFVGVFGGDVSLDKLSKAVTSREIGKTGYAYMVNQEGKVIAHPNSDLVKEGYNINRDFDFESVLKEGKGSIKYQDADTKEKKLSSYVTIDRMNGAIFAQVPFEEAYAARDNLRIMILGMSLLILVILGVAVYFINKKYLLNPVNKLVESISKIAEGDLSVEIEKRAEDEIGQIESALNKMVNNLLNIIKGILDTTEELSAYSEELSASAEEGNATVEDTTQLIENMSSAIQEISASAEEVTSFAQESASQTEIGSENIEDTVKSMEEINQAVTKTVDIINKLDNDSQEIGQIVELITNIAEQTNLLALNAAIEAARAGEHGQGFAVVAEEIRDLAEETADATKEITNLVNEIQKESQTGLEAIKEVEEKAEKGQTIAEKTGDVFDEIAESTEETSAHIEETAASTQDLAENSDEIMEAAKGIRNMSDEVTDSSQELAIMAQKLQELVEKFKVDK; the protein is encoded by the coding sequence ATGGAAGATAACAATGAGGTAAAATGGTATAAGAGTTTATTATTTAAAGTTAATGGAAGTATAATTTTTATACTACTTATCTTTATGTTAATATTAGGACTTGTAGTTAATAATTTTGTATCCGAAGAAATAACCAAAGAAGTTAATAAAAGAAATTTAGAAATAGCTAGTTCTTTAAAACAGCATGCTAATGATTTTTTCAATCAGGCTGAAAAAACAATTAGATTAGCGTCTAAATTTGATGAAGTTAAAAATAAAAATGAGAAAGAAATTATGGAAACTTTAAAGAAGATAAAGGAAGAATATTCTTCTTTTAAATATGTCTATTTAGCAACTCCTGATGGAAAAATGATTATGTATCCTCCAACAGATTTAGGAGCTGATTTTGATCCAACAGAGAGACCATGGTATAAGCAAGCAACAAAAAAGAATGAGATAATTTGGACAGATGTTTTTATAGATGCAGGTAGTAATAAAAAAATAATAACTACTGCTATACCCGTAGAAAATGATGCTGGAGAGTTTGTTGGTGTTTTTGGAGGAGATGTTTCATTAGATAAATTAAGTAAGGCAGTAACTAGTAGAGAGATAGGAAAGACAGGATATGCTTATATGGTAAATCAAGAAGGAAAGGTTATTGCTCATCCTAATTCAGATTTAGTTAAAGAAGGGTATAATATTAATCGAGATTTTGATTTTGAATCTGTATTAAAAGAAGGTAAAGGATCGATAAAGTATCAAGATGCTGATACTAAAGAGAAAAAATTATCTTCATATGTAACTATTGATAGAATGAATGGAGCTATTTTTGCTCAAGTTCCTTTTGAAGAAGCTTATGCGGCAAGAGATAACTTAAGAATAATGATTTTAGGAATGAGTTTACTTATTTTAGTTATTTTAGGAGTGGCTGTTTATTTTATTAATAAAAAATATTTATTAAATCCTGTTAATAAGTTAGTAGAATCTATTTCTAAAATAGCAGAAGGAGATTTGAGTGTAGAGATAGAAAAGAGAGCTGAAGATGAAATAGGTCAAATAGAGTCAGCTTTAAATAAAATGGTTAATAATTTACTTAATATAATAAAAGGTATATTAGATACTACAGAAGAATTATCAGCTTACAGTGAAGAATTATCAGCTTCTGCTGAAGAAGGAAATGCTACTGTAGAAGATACTACTCAGTTGATTGAAAATATGTCATCAGCTATTCAAGAAATTTCAGCTTCTGCTGAAGAGGTAACAAGTTTTGCTCAGGAATCTGCTTCTCAAACTGAGATAGGTAGTGAAAATATTGAAGATACAGTTAAGAGCATGGAAGAAATTAATCAGGCTGTGACTAAGACTGTAGATATTATTAATAAATTAGATAATGATTCTCAGGAAATTGGACAGATAGTAGAGTTAATTACTAATATAGCAGAACAAACCAACTTACTTGCTTTAAATGCTGCAATAGAAGCTGCTCGTGCTGGAGAACATGGGCAAGGTTTTGCAGTTGTAGCAGAAGAGATAAGAGACTTAGCCGAAGAGACTGCTGATGCTACAAAAGAGATAACTAATTTGGTAAATGAAATTCAGAAGGAATCACAAACTGGTTTAGAAGCTATTAAAGAGGTAGAAGAGAAGGCTGAAAAAGGACAGACCATTGCAGAAAAGACTGGTGATGTGTTTGATGAAATTGCTGAGAGTACCGAGGAAACTTCGGCTCATATTGAAGAAACTGCTGCTTCTACTCAAGATTTAGCAGAAAATAGTGATGAAATTATGGAAGCTGCTAAAGGAATTCGTAACATGTCAGATGAAGTGACTGATTCTTCACAAGAATTGGCAATTATGGCTCAAAAATTACAAGAATTAGTGGAGAAGTTTAAAGTAGATAAATAA
- a CDS encoding zinc ribbon-containing protein has translation MPSTGDRPGKGSYQCKNCGETLKLDNIVDKLPPCPNCNATNYNKLW, from the coding sequence ATGCCATCAACTGGTGATAGACCTGGAAAAGGATCTTATCAATGTAAAAATTGCGGTGAAACTCTAAAGCTAGATAATATTGTTGATAAATTACCCCCATGCCCTAATTGTAATGCCACTAATTATAATAAACTTTGGTAA
- a CDS encoding peroxiredoxin, with protein MSNQRKDNSYQSKTPRVCLPQIGAEAPGFTAITTFGERSLSDYRDSWLVFFAHPGDFTPVUTTEFIAFAEAYDKFKERGTELLGLSIGTLHAHLAWVYDIYEETGIEIPFPIVVDTNQKIAKLYGMISEEVSTTSTVRPVFIIDPQGIIRHIFYYPLEVGRSIPEILRTLDALQLADRKNVATPANWEPDDPVVLPPPKTYQQLLERVENRPGYDCIDWYLCYTDYNKK; from the coding sequence ATGTCTAATCAACGGAAAGATAACTCATATCAAAGCAAAACGCCAAGAGTATGTTTACCACAGATTGGTGCTGAAGCTCCTGGATTTACAGCAATAACAACTTTTGGGGAAAGATCACTTTCAGACTATCGTGATAGCTGGTTAGTCTTTTTTGCTCATCCTGGTGATTTTACACCAGTTTGAACTACTGAATTCATTGCCTTTGCAGAGGCATACGATAAATTCAAAGAACGAGGAACAGAATTATTAGGATTAAGTATTGGAACTCTTCATGCTCATTTAGCCTGGGTTTACGATATATACGAAGAAACTGGAATAGAAATTCCGTTTCCTATTGTTGTTGATACCAATCAAAAAATTGCCAAACTCTACGGAATGATTTCCGAAGAAGTAAGTACTACTTCTACCGTTAGACCAGTCTTTATTATTGATCCTCAAGGCATAATCAGACATATTTTCTACTATCCTTTGGAAGTTGGTCGCTCAATTCCAGAAATTTTACGTACTCTAGATGCTTTACAGCTAGCAGATCGTAAAAACGTTGCTACACCAGCCAATTGGGAACCTGATGATCCGGTAGTACTACCCCCACCAAAAACTTATCAGCAATTATTAGAAAGAGTCGAAAATCGCCCCGGTTATGACTGTATAGACTGGTATCTATGTTATACAGACTATAATAAGAAATAA
- a CDS encoding LacI family DNA-binding transcriptional regulator: MGLTIKDIAKKAGVSIATVSRVLNDKPDVSEDTKKEIQSIINELGYNPSGVARGLVLSQTYTIGLIIPDISNPFFPAVARGVEDEAKKSGYSVIFCNTDNNKKDEKEAIQLMKNKKVDGIILSLSIHNKQELKSLKENGFPVVQIDRKIPDSALAAVTIDNVLSGYRAVEYLVKLGHKSLGHITGDLNTKTAQDRLKGFKQATKELEAVYKNEWILEGDYSKKAGYEGMKTILKQDERPEAVFIANDLMALGAYEAVYNYGLEIPDDISIIGHDDIEVASIVKPELTTIVQPKYQLGVEAAKILIKQIENEDLADRKEIVLDPELVVRDSTGKEQENE; the protein is encoded by the coding sequence ATGGGACTTACAATTAAAGATATTGCTAAAAAAGCCGGTGTTTCTATTGCAACAGTTTCTCGAGTATTAAATGATAAACCTGATGTTAGCGAAGATACTAAAAAAGAAATTCAAAGTATTATAAATGAACTGGGTTATAATCCTAGTGGTGTTGCCCGAGGATTGGTTTTAAGTCAGACATATACAATTGGTTTGATCATACCTGATATTAGTAATCCATTCTTTCCAGCTGTAGCTAGAGGAGTAGAAGATGAGGCTAAAAAATCAGGTTATTCTGTTATCTTTTGTAATACTGATAATAATAAGAAAGATGAAAAAGAGGCAATTCAGCTCATGAAGAATAAAAAGGTAGATGGCATTATACTATCTCTATCCATACATAATAAACAAGAACTGAAAAGCCTAAAAGAAAATGGATTTCCAGTAGTGCAGATTGATAGAAAGATACCAGATTCTGCTTTGGCAGCTGTAACTATTGATAATGTATTATCTGGTTATCGAGCAGTTGAATATCTAGTTAAGCTGGGACATAAAAGCTTAGGTCATATTACTGGGGATTTGAATACTAAGACGGCTCAAGATAGGTTAAAAGGATTTAAACAAGCGACAAAAGAGTTGGAAGCTGTCTATAAAAATGAGTGGATTTTAGAAGGTGATTATAGTAAAAAAGCCGGTTATGAAGGAATGAAAACGATTTTAAAACAAGATGAACGACCGGAAGCTGTTTTTATTGCTAATGATTTAATGGCTCTTGGAGCTTATGAAGCAGTTTATAATTACGGATTAGAAATTCCAGATGATATTTCTATTATTGGGCATGATGATATAGAAGTAGCTTCAATAGTTAAACCAGAATTGACTACTATAGTTCAACCCAAATATCAATTAGGAGTTGAAGCAGCCAAGATTTTAATTAAACAGATAGAGAATGAAGATTTAGCAGATAGAAAAGAAATTGTTTTAGATCCTGAATTAGTTGTTAGAGATTCTACAGGAAAGGAGCAAGAGAATGAATGA
- the rbsK gene encoding ribokinase, translating into MNEILVIGSMNMDLVVQAETYPQAGETILGSSFDQIPGGKGANQAVAVGRLEGDVGFIGACGNDDFGDKLLTNLNQAGVNIDNIFRTDINTGIAAITVEESGENRIIVVPGANHELTPTKINSLEDRIGQAEVILLQLEIPLETILHIVDLAENYQTKVILDPAPAQKLPEGLYSKVDYILPNEGELDTLIDCYEGTSRDEKIETLLNLGVKKVLLTCGSKGVSLYTKEQQKDYPAVTVEVVDTTAAGDAFAGAFAYGLQQGWNEDRSIKFASQIAALAVTKLGAQSSLPKKREVRKFQQERGI; encoded by the coding sequence ATGAATGAAATTTTAGTGATTGGCAGTATGAACATGGACTTAGTTGTTCAAGCTGAAACCTATCCGCAAGCTGGTGAAACTATACTTGGCAGTAGTTTTGATCAGATTCCTGGTGGGAAAGGAGCTAATCAAGCTGTAGCGGTTGGTAGATTAGAAGGGGATGTTGGTTTTATTGGTGCTTGTGGGAATGATGACTTTGGCGATAAACTATTAACTAATTTAAACCAGGCAGGAGTTAACATAGATAACATATTTAGAACTGATATAAATACTGGAATTGCTGCTATCACTGTAGAGGAAAGTGGTGAAAATAGAATTATAGTAGTGCCTGGGGCTAATCATGAATTAACTCCAACTAAAATTAATAGTCTAGAGGATAGGATTGGACAGGCAGAAGTTATTCTCCTACAGTTAGAAATTCCCTTGGAAACAATATTGCATATAGTAGATTTAGCTGAAAATTATCAAACAAAAGTAATATTAGATCCTGCCCCAGCACAAAAATTGCCAGAAGGACTTTATAGTAAAGTTGATTATATATTACCGAATGAAGGGGAATTGGATACTTTAATTGACTGTTATGAGGGAACTAGCCGAGATGAAAAGATAGAAACACTTTTAAACCTAGGAGTAAAAAAAGTTCTTTTAACCTGCGGTAGTAAGGGAGTTTCACTATATACTAAAGAGCAGCAGAAAGATTATCCAGCAGTTACAGTAGAAGTAGTGGATACTACAGCAGCTGGTGATGCCTTTGCTGGTGCTTTTGCTTACGGCTTACAGCAGGGATGGAATGAAGATAGATCAATTAAATTTGCTAGTCAGATAGCAGCATTAGCTGTAACAAAATTAGGAGCTCAAAGTTCGCTACCTAAGAAAAGAGAAGTAAGAAAATTTCAGCAAGAAAGGGGCATATAG